One genomic segment of Salmo trutta chromosome 8, fSalTru1.1, whole genome shotgun sequence includes these proteins:
- the LOC115199153 gene encoding crystal protein — protein MESYHCFLLLCSLVFALSFAEETTFENEIDLTEFIRRISSSGLLVRDQPLAINRDLSFETNSLEELGDPEDSIPIWTDEEPVIQNTLNTGTTIPDIPDYGPIVLTNNGVIKGLTVEKSHIFYGIPYADPPVAAYRWKPPRPVTPWPGVHDATYPRDACMQGCSGRKSDECPQKVSENCLYLNIFVPLDVNFSSPLLTTLPVMVWIHGGDFIAGSASKSLYDGRFISNFTHTVVVSMGYRLGAFGFLVSGLDPKTSATGNYGILDQQVALLWVQQNIALFGGNPSKVTIFGESAGAQSVSLHLMVQSSKPLFKQAVLQSLPFSIPLKTRHDALKLGRDFARQANCSVSDIVCLLSLSPQAVLAAQMKSSSKVVNPFRFLEIFESWGPYMDGELIKEQAVTAFQKGHWQKEKPVLLGTTSEEGVIFVYGVFTKPVSAVECTVYTIFKQHALRILRKYLPLYKDIDRRDMLAQIVTDYVFHCPSRKAARAGTKVGSAVWMYVFDHVTSDHSVWSGLSFCYEHVCHGAELPFLFDTASVANFTLAPPERLLSNRMLCYWGTFAHTGDPASRMQQSSFCRQQRLPAWPRYSDTSSWLVMNFTVRSHAQVGTRDHICDFWDKLGIY, from the exons ATGGAGAGTTATCACTGTTTCTTGCTGCTttgctccctggtctttgcgcTGTCTTTTGCAGAGGAGACAACGTTTGAGAATGAGATCGACCTTACAGAGTTTATTAGAAGGATTTCTTCCTCTGGACTACTGGTTAGGGATCAGCCTCTGGCTATCAACAGAGACCTTAGCTTTGAAACAAACTCACTGGAGGAGCTTGGAGATCCAGAGGATTCCATTCCCATCTGGACTGATGAGGAACCAGTCATCCAGAATACACTCAACACCGGGACTACCATCCCTGATATTCCTGACTATGGCCCCATAGTGTTGACCAACAATGGGGTGATCAAGGGACTCACAGTGGAAAAGTCCCACATATTTTATGGGATCCCGTACGCGGACCCACCTGTGGCTGCGTACCGCTGGAAGCCCCCCAGACCGGTGACCCCGTGGCCGGGGGTGCACGACGCCACGTACCCGAGGGACGCGTGTATGCAAGGCTGCAGTGGCCGTAAATCTGACGAGTGCCCTCAGAAG GTTAGTGAGAACTGCCTCTACCTCAACATATTTGTACCTCTGGATGTGAACTTCAGTTCCCCTTTACTGACAACCCTGCCAGTGATGGTGTGGATCCACGGGGGGGATTTCATTGCTGGCTCAGCCTCCAAGTCCCTGTACGATGGGAGGTTCATCAGTAACTTCACTCACACTGTGGTGGTGAGCATGGGGTATCGGCTAG GGGCGTTTGGTTTCCTCGTCTCGGGATTAGACCCCAAAACCTCAGCAACCGGGAATTATGGGATCCTGGATCAGCAGGTTGCTCTTCTCTGGGTTCAACAAAACATTGCTCTGTTTGGAGGCAACCCCAGCAAG GTGACCATATTTGGGGAGAGTGCAGGAGCCCAGTCAGTGAGCCTCCATCTGATGGTCCAGAGCAGTAAGCCCCTGTTCAAACAGGCTGTGCTCCAGAGCCTacccttctccatccctctcaaGACCAG ACATGATGCCCTGAAGCTGGGGAGGGACTTTGCCAGACAGGCCAACTGCTCTGTGAGCGACATCGTGTGCCTGCTGTCCCTCAGTCCTCAGGCTGTCCTCGCTGCCCAGATGAAGTCAA gttccAAAGTGGTGAATCCCTTCAGGTTCCTGGAGATCTTTGAGAGCTGGGGGCCCTACATGGATGGAGAGCTGATCAAGGAGCAGGCTGTGACTGCCTTCCAAAAGGGCCACTGGCAGAAGGAGAAACCAGTCCTCCTTG GGACCACTTCAGAGGAGGGGGTGATCTTTGTGTACGGGGTCTTCACCAAACCTGTGTCTGCGGTGGAGTGCACCGTCTACACTATCTTCAAACAGCACGCCCTCCGGATCCTACGCAAGTACCTGCCCCTGTACAAGGACATTGACCGACGGGACATGCTGGCTCAG ATTGTGACAGACTACGTCTTCCATTGCCCCTCCCGCAAGGCAGCCCGGGCGGGCACCAAAGTGGGCAGCGCCGTGTGGATGTACGTCTTCGACCATGTGACGTCGGACCACAGTGTGTGGTCCGGTCTGTCCTTCTGCTACGAGCACGTGTGTCACGGCGCTGAGCTGCCTTTCCTCTTCGACACGGCCTCCGTGGCCAACTTCACGCTGGCCCCACCCGAGCGGCTGCTGTCCAATCGGATGCTGTGTTACTGGGGGACATTCGCCCACACCGGAGACCCGGCCTCACGGATGCAACAGAGCAGCTTCTGTAGACAGCAGCGCCTGCCGGCCTGGCCCCGCTACTCGGACACCAGCTCCTGGTTGGTCATGAACTTCACTGTCCGCTCCCATGCCCAGGTGGGCACCAGGGACCATATCTGTGACTTCTGGGACAAGCTGGGCATCTATTAG